The DNA sequence GTAATTTCACCTCGCCACAATTCTTGTCGTCCTCTGCTGCGCTTTAGTTCCCTTGGTACACGTTATTGACCTGACCGCTAGTTACAGAATCTATTCATGGCATTGCCTGCCCAACACGACTTTTGCCTCCTAATTTCAACTGCAATATGggctacccccgtttgctctctataCCACACTACTGTCTTCCTGCCTCTGAACGGtacacctaacatttttcgttccattgctcgttgcgtgGTCATTCATTTGCTGTCAAGCTTATGTATTCTCCTCCAAGCTTCTGTCCCACATGTTAGTTCCGgcggaatgcaatgattgcacacttttctCTTCAAGGATAGCGGTGGGCTACCGGTCATGATTTGGCATTGCCTGCCGTGAGTCTccaacttttttttattcttgtgtgactttccttttcatgatcaggatCCTCTGTGAGTAATGTGTCTAAGTAAACATATTCTTGGAGATTATAGAGGCTGACTGCCAGTAAAAAATATTGTTCTGTTGCCAGGCTATCAAACATTACCTTTGTCCTcttcatattaatcttcaaacctACTCGTACACTTTGTCGGCTAAAGTTCTCAATTATTGGTAGCAAGTCAGCTCCAGGTTTGCtaaatagaacaatgccatctgCTAATCGCAGGTTGCTTATTTATTAGCCGTCAATCCTGACTCCTAATCTTTGCCCTACAATCTGGTAGATTGAATACTGGTTTCTAACATGCAGGCATGTTGGCATCGGAGAGATTGTGTTTTCTTGCCTGACCGATTTTTAGCAGGACCTTCCCGCCTTGTCTGTGGAGATTTAGTTGAGCTATGCAGTATTTAGAGATGGTTCataagatattcacgtatgcttcCTGTAGGCTAAGCAAACATTTTAGGATTGCCGGCATTTGTACTGAACgacatgccttttcgtaatctatggaaGGGATATACCGAGGTCTGTTGTACGCTGCCTATTTCTCGCCTGATTGATAGCATTGATGTGGCCCATTGTAGAATACCCCgttctgaagccagcctactcTATGGATTCACTGAATTCAAGTTTTGGCCTGATTCTattggaagttatcttggtgattATACGATACAATACTAAAAGCATGCTAATGGGCCTACCTACGAAACACGGAACCAGCCATTTGACGTCTACGAGATGTCTTGAATGGATAATTCAAAAGTCTAGTAGCTACCTTGATCACGTCATTTTGTCGTCATGggcgtctagaagtacttcagcaAGCCCTGCTAACGCAGCGCTGAAAGTTTTCTAACGGACATCTTGACGAGAAAAACTCCAGACTTTTAGTAGACGTTTCCTCAAATTATTGTGGCAGCAGTTGCAGTAACATAAGGTGCGTCCACAGTTTCAATTTATTTTAAATGAGACATAGAGATAAGAAAAAGAGAGATTATATTGCCAGACAGAGTGATGGAGAGGCAGTTTTTCCAGATGTAAGCCATGATAAAAGTGTGGCACCATCTGATTATTCGATGAACACATTTCGCTTAGACCAATCAGTCGAGTGTAGCCTGTCAGAGTtatcttgtaaaaaaaaaagatatgtattGCATGTCGATGTCATGCCAATGTGCTCTCATCGACTTAAACACGGACATCACTTCTTCATGGAACACATCATTGTTGACAAAACGTTCCCCTGCGTCTTCTGCACACTTGAATAGTTTCTACCAGGAAAGATTTTGTCAGTAATGTTGCGGTTCAGTCAGAAATGAGATCTTGGTTTCAATTACATGCGACAGGATAGCATGACACCAGCATACAAAACATAATGCTCTGCTACAATGAATTCTTAAGAAACCAAAGGATGGGTCACGTTAATATAAACATCTTTCATGTCCATGCCttatttaaaagtaaattgtaacttactttgtgGGTGCCCCTTGTTAAGTATCGCCATATGCTTGCACAGCGGtacgcagaaataatggccagttcttcggcataaCACTTATAAGTGAATCCTTGCACATTGCATGTTATCgcaactgaaagataaatcagaATGTACTATCATTTTCCTACGCACACTCTATGCTCTTCATTCAGAGCAGTACATAAAGCATGATTGCAGGCAAGACGCCTGCTTCACACCATGTAACAGTCGAACTTTATGATGTAATAAATTAGAAAAGATTCAGAGAGTGTGAATAACAAATGCGACAAATAGCAACAAAGCTGGTCATTATTGGTGCTGCAGCCAGAGCAGGCGAGCtttcgtaggagagcactggtTGCCCACAAAAGCCTGCTGCTGCAGGTCTTATGTGAAGGTGCTTGTAGACACAGGGAAGCCAAATCTGCACAgaacagggaaaaaaaagcaagagcagAAATGAGAATGTGCAAATTGGAACTTTATTTAGCAATATGTGCCAAACAAAAAGTTTGGCTAACATTAAAAATAAATGTAACCACTCCTTTCTCTTAAGTTACGGGGCCCTTAAGGTATGTATGTGATGGTGTTTAATATTACAGTATATTACCTGGCATATAGTTATTAAAATGCAGAGCAGAGTGAGACAGAGAAGTGCCTTCAAATTAATATAAGGTGTTTCGCCACTCAAAAGGCGCTCGTCAAACAAGACTTTTAGACGCTttctgcaaaatataatcagtttaacACAGTTAACCTTTATGCAGGTAAATAATGTGCTGTATTGATTACAAAGTTATATCGCGCTTTATATTGTTAAGCCAAAAGCTAGTTCAACATTTTGCACTGTTTAGctgtcgccttttttttttcatacttaaACATGACATAGTGTAGGGTAAGCAGGTAGCATACAAAGGGTTAGACGCTGTGAATGGGTGTCACCAAAATAGACTTTGGTGTCGCCTATAGTGAGTTTTTACCGCAGATAGAATTTATTCTAGTATACTTCAGGCCCTTAGGATATGTTTAAGGAAAATTGTATTTTCAGTATCCTATACCAAACATCTATGCCCTTTCGTAGCCCTTTAAGACATTTTTAAGAGGTTCTGTTTTTCTTCGGTATGGTTATTAAAATCTTCAACGTCTGCCTTCTTATGAATGATTATAACGTTGGCATTCTTCAAGCTCTCTGGTGCCTGGTGCACtggtgaggcattgcgtataacgGGCCGCAAGGTTTTGAAGCTCAGTCTTTCATCAAGTTAactgttattttgccttctctgGTGCTTTTCCTCGGGACATGTGACTGCAAAGCTCTTGTAACCTCGTCGCTAGTTGCACATGGTACTTCTGTATCGTGTTTCTCACTGCTTCCAATCAAGATTGCGTGACTGCTGTGGGTACTGCATAGTTCAGTATTTAATTCCTGTGTTATATTTACTGTATCACCAGTcactgatgacattaccctgcttttCTTTCATTGCATACATCTTGCTctttcctatgccaagttttcttctcactgatttcatgctgcccCAATTTTTACTCCTTGCTCAATATTACCGATTTTATAATTTTTGACATTGTCAATATTTTACAATAAAACAAATTGACAGTAACAAGGGTTCATAAACACCACCACATTACACATTGGATTAGTGCCGCTAATTAGTTGAATTTTCCCCTCCCCCCTTAACAGAAAATCTGCATGTCTGGTCTTGTGGCGAAGCACAGGAAAGACGGAATATCGACTGCAGAAGCCATAGAAGAAAAGTGATATACAGATTTGCAGAATAGGCACGTCTCCGTCGCTAGGCGACGCCTGGCTGGACGGAGTAAACGAAGACTGGGTCttattagaatattttgttaagAACATTTCCCGACCATCCCCTTCCCTGTTGGATTACTCGCTGACTGCTAGTTTGATCTGTCTGGCTCGCGTGCTCACGGCAGGATCCCGATTCCGATCCGACGCCAGTCTTGTTGAGCCTACAACCGCACCTAACCGACCTCTCACAAGTTTCGACAGGATACAGCGTCGTATTGGGCACCGGATGAACAACCAATTAACGTAGATGGCGTGAGACGGTTCCTGCCACAGAGCCGATGCCACCGGCGGGCTAATTCCTCATCGGTCCTGCCATTTCTACCGAGGCGTTCGCCTATGTCGCCATTGATGGTAGCATAAAAGTCGACTACAATTTATTTCTGGCACAAGGCTTTAACTCATGGAATAATGTTACGTCGAAAGGCCGCTCGTTTCGTAAAGCAGCACCCACTATCAAATTTTTTGCCTTATGGGGAGCCGGTGGTTCTGACCCACGCATTTCAAGTTTTCTACATGGATGTCACAACGGTCGCAGATTTaaagcacagagaaaaataagGCACGGCAAGCGCTTGCGGTTTTCTGTGTGCCTGTGTGCTCTTCAACATCGTGTATATACGAACTCGTCACCCTCCTGCGGTTCTCGCGTGACTGCAAAGCTTAATTTCAATCAGAATTTACGTTTTATATACTGCTATCGTTTTTACTTTACCGTAACATATGCGTCGTGCTCCAATTTGTATAGTTAATTTCGGGGACTGCCCCAATTCCGCGACATCTTTTTAACTTTCTCAGTGTGTTTTCCAAAGCGCTCAATATACGCTCCTTCCTATCCAATTCTGAGTTATCATTTACAGCAGTCTCTTACAGCAAATCCCAGTGGGCGTTATTAGCAGTTAGAGAGCCTTTGATGATTTATTGTGACCCTCACAATGATGTAGATTTTTTTGTCCTTGCGCAGACGATATACGTTGACTTCTCGTGCAATCGGCGAggatgttttttgttttgttttgcacaCGAATCTATGGACAGGCTTTCAAAAAGCTCGCACAAGAAATGTGAGCAAAGTGCAGTTAAAGTAACTTTATCGGCTTCGCTGTAACAGAAACGAAGCCGCATGTGACATGCATGATTAAGGCAAATTTGTCAGGGTGCCACTAACCAACCAAAAGTGCTTTGTGATGCAAGTTCACGCAGCAACATATCCTATATCCAAACTATGACTCTTACGGTTGACGCACCAAGACGACGTATAGTTCAAGACCGTTGTAGACTGTGTATGTTCAGCTCAAGAACCGAGCAACGGGCTTTCCTTATGTAGTTGACTGCGGAATAAGCTGTCGAAATATGTGGCAGACATGTTTTCTGTCAACTTTACTGCACATCAGCGTCAGCTGACAGTAATGTGACGTTACAAACTTGAGCTATCTGTGGTGTTACGCCAACCACGCCTGACTGTCTGATCTTAAGGAAAAGGAATTAATCCTGAAGCCATCACTCGAAAGATAGCGTTAGCATCTATTTCATTTCAGTGACAATGACAACGCTAACAAAACTCTCAGAAGATCAACATTACATTAGGCATGGTGACCGCACAGTAGCCAACAGCCCGTAGCTACCTGTCTTGATATTTTAAGTCTCCATAGAGGGACGAGCATTATCTAACTTGATATCTAGAACTGTGGAGTGCCAGGAGCGACGGGGTCCACGTGTCAACGAAATGCAACCTTGGCGCAAAAAATGCATTAACCTGCGCGCTGTCGACAGAGGTCCAAATCAGGCACGAAGACATGCGCCATCAAGCGCGCCCCGCCTATTACCGACGTAAAGGATCGCGTAGCTTTAGCGTATCTGTAACGTTGCAGGAATTAAGCTTAAACTTGCAGCTCTATACGCCAGTGTCTGTTATGTGTAGATATTATTACGTGTGAAAGCTACAGATGTTGACCGATCATCTTGCCTGTCTCGACAGTCAATTATTGTCGGAAGACGTTATACCGTGTCGTTGGTGTGACTGTGCATTTGGTTTTCAGGCCGCGCAGACCTTACTTGGCGCTTTAAAAAGTAGGCGCCCGGGCTCCATAGGGTGTGAGTAGACTCGACGGTTGTGTTTTGCGTCTTCCTTTTGTCCTCACAGACACTCGTCATGTTCCTCTTTCTTCTCCTCTTCCTCCTTCCCTAACGCAGAGCAGCGGGCTCGAGAAATGTACCTCAGGCCGAAGTTTCTGCCTTTAATGTCCAAACACTTTTCTCGCTCGCGCAGGGCGGATCCCCGACAGCGAACGGTGACGGTCCAGTGGGGCCCACCTCTATGACGAAGACGGGCTGGGTGCGGACCAGCGCCAGCATGAACCCAAACCTGTACGCCACCAAGAAGACCTTGGCGCAGGGCATGCTCGACGTGGCCCTGCTCTCGGTCAACGCCACCCAACTCAAGACCATCATACAGCGTGGGGACGAACACGACTTCTACACCGTGCTCGTGGTTCTCATCAGCCTGTCTATCGCCCTGCAGGTGAATCAATGTAGAGGtcatcgtttctttttgtttgcgtgGCTTGCCACGCGGCATATTGTCAGATTGAGATTAAATATGAGCGCATGGCCCCGTTTCATGCTGATGCCACAGAAGTAACTTGCCAAATTCGTTGTCCGTGAGTCACAGTTCGTCGTCTTCGGGTTGGTTTCTTCTCAATTTTTCGCCTCTAAGTACACTTTTCCGGACTTCGTCCCATAGCACGTCCAAGGTATACATGGTGGGGATCCGCCGCAGGCACTGGAGCGGATCAGTTATGACACTGGGCAACGTCTTCATATCGTTAACATGTTGGCACACATTTAACCTTTTGTAGCATGGGGTTTGCAATTACGTCCCCCGAAATAAGATTTCATCGTATAAAAACAAAACGTCGAAGGATGGTTACGTGTGCAGAACGCGAATTTTTAAGCGTTCTCTTTTGTGTAGGCTAGGCGTTTTCGCTCCCAGTGTTGGGCTCGCCGATTAGCTTGGGGTTCTGAAGGCTCTTCTTCTGCCATGACATTTCAGTGTAGAGGATGTTTTATGGCGCTCTCGTTTAAACTACTCGCTTCTCACCGATGCTTGAGCGCTCATCGGCTTTCTGAGCACACACTGGCGCCGCCGAAAGCGTTATCACCACGACGGGCTGACGACAATGTCATGACCATAGTATAACGATAACAccatgacgacgatggcttgaAGCAAATGGAATGACGATGAGTGATGAaggcgatggcatgatgacggCGGTATGACGAGAATTgggtgacgaagctggaatgacgatgattGAACTACCGCGACGGCATCGCGACGGtggtatgatgacgatggtgtgacAACAGCGTCATAAAACAGCGTCATAATGATAATTGAATGACGACGGCGTGGTTGCGATgcaatgacgaagaaggaatgacgtcgacggcatgacgacaatggcatgacaacgacaTTATCATGATGGCTCCACAAGGACCACTGTATggcgacgatgacatgacgaaGGCGACCGTGACAACAACCTTACAAAGAAATTGGATGGTGACAAGCTACATCAACTGAAATATCAACTATGTCAGCTGGAGTGGACAGCATGAATTCTAAGTTTCTCATTAATACGAAAGTGTGCACCTCTATTATACTTTCAAACCTATTCGAGCGATTGCTTATGACTGGCTGTACTCCTGGTGATTGGAAAGTGGGGGAACGTTATTCCCGTTTTCAAGTCCAGAGACAAGCACTCTGCTAATAATTACCCACCCGTATCAATAACCAGAATAccatgcaaaatcatggaacatgggATTTCCTCTCATACTGCTATGTTTCAAGAAGGTAATTCATTAAAAAAGagattatgggattttacgtccCAGAaccactccggaaatttggaccagctggggttctttaacgtgc is a window from the Dermacentor albipictus isolate Rhodes 1998 colony chromosome 6, USDA_Dalb.pri_finalv2, whole genome shotgun sequence genome containing:
- the LOC135916293 gene encoding ninjurin-1-like isoform X3 → MVNGGGSPTANGDGPVGPTSMTKTGWVRTSASMNPNLYATKKTLAQGMLDVALLSVNATQLKTIIQRGDEHDFYTVLVVLISLSIALQILVGMVFLVLGFVNLNKDKNHRMAEILNNVATAAVFAVTVLNILTASFDSRSDDGTNFQRRPSQAQPLVP
- the LOC135916293 gene encoding ninjurin-1-like isoform X4, whose amino-acid sequence is MEGGSPTANGDGPVGPTSMTKTGWVRTSASMNPNLYATKKTLAQGMLDVALLSVNATQLKTIIQRGDEHDFYTVLVVLISLSIALQILVGMVFLVLGFVNLNKDKNHRMAEILNNVATAAVFAVTVLNILTASFDSRSDDGTNFQRRPSQAQPLVP